The following coding sequences are from one Triticum dicoccoides isolate Atlit2015 ecotype Zavitan chromosome 4A, WEW_v2.0, whole genome shotgun sequence window:
- the LOC119284115 gene encoding protein transport protein Sec24-like At3g07100: MAVGIAQTRPTGAVGIDMAVGIGPRSGSECLDTAGLYLLDDGFTFLVWLGRMLQPELMNDILGVSLSNFPDLSKIQLRECDNNHSRNFMAVLRALRERDSSCYQLPRVVRQGEQPREGFLLLSNLVEDQMAGTSSYMDWILQIHRQTQSS, translated from the exons ATGGCTGTCGGCATAGCCCAGACaaggccgacgggggccgtcggcatagatatggccgtcggcatagggccccGTTCCGGTAGTGAGTGCCTAGACACTGCTGGTTTATATCTTCTTGATGATGGCTTCACCTTCCTAGTATGGTTGGGCAGGATGCTCCAACCTGAGCTCATGAACGACATTCTTGGAGTCAGCCTCTCAAACTTCCCTGATTTATCAAAG ATTCAGTTGAGAGAATGTGACAACAATCACTCAAGAAACTTCATGGCAGTACTAAGAGCCCTAAGGGAGAGGGATTCTTCATGTTACCAGCTGCCCCGTGTGGTACGGCAAGGCGAGCAGCCAAGAGAAGGCTTCCTACTTCTGTCCAACCTCGTCGAGGATCAGATGGCAGGAACAAGCAGTTACATGGACTGGATACTCCAAATTCACCGCCAAACACAGAGCTCGTGA